Proteins found in one Orcinus orca chromosome 11, mOrcOrc1.1, whole genome shotgun sequence genomic segment:
- the ASCL4 gene encoding achaete-scute homolog 4: MMEKRKQAGLLTLPYHLLPGPMGVPGSLPRLPLRDPFRVSLRLDAACWERGVCAPRRPYLPLPLDGAFEPAFLRKRNERERQRVRCVNEGYARLRAHLPRELADKRLSKVETLRAAIRYIKHLQELLERHARGQEGAAGAGPSLRAECNSDGESKASSAPSPSSEPEEGAC, translated from the coding sequence ATGATGGAGAAACGTAAACAGGCCGGACTGCTGACCCTGCCGTACCACCTGCTCCCGGGGCCCATGGGCGTGCCTGGGTCCCTGCCCCGCCTTCCCCTGCGGGACCCCTTCAGGGTCTCCCTGCGTCTGGACGCCGCGTGCTGGGAGCGGGGCGTCTGCGCCCCGCGGCGGCCGTACTTGCCCCTGCCGCTGGACGGCGCCTTCGAGCCCGCCTTCCTCCGCAAGCGCAACGAACGCGAGCGGCAGCGGGTGCGCTGCGTGAACGAGGGCTACGCGCGCCTCCGAGCTCACCTGCCCCGCGAGCTGGCGGACAAGCGCCTCAGCAAAGTGGAGACGCTCCGCGCCGCCATCCGTTACATCAAGCACCTCCAGGAGCTGCTGGAGCGCCACGCGCGGGGTCAGGAGGGCGCGGCCGGCGCCGGCCCCTCACTCAGGGCCGAATGCAACAGCGACGGCGAGTCCAAGGCCTCGTCGGCGCCTTCGCCCAGCAGCGAGCCCGAGGAGGGGGCCTGTTAG